A genomic stretch from Falco naumanni isolate bFalNau1 chromosome 4, bFalNau1.pat, whole genome shotgun sequence includes:
- the LOC121087992 gene encoding acrosin-like: MLLVVMDFLLLLVVLLAMCCPVHGSWDSCGGTCGLRPAAFHNGMSRVVGGRDAQPGAWPWIVSIEALFEGGTAHICGGSLISPQWVLTAAHCFFEARNITMWLVVVGATRLTQLGPEAQVRNIKQLLVHQHFNNITWRNDIALLELEQPVQCNSYVQLACVPDASLRVSELTECYVSGWGARTARAGGSAYVLQEAQVHLIDAGVCNSSGWYKGAIHTHNICAGYPQGGIDTCQGDSGGPLVCQDKSADYFWLVGLTSWGMGCARAKKPGVYTSTQHFYNWILEQMGLHTAVATTARPQPAFTSTPVHRPTPTEAGRFIPCPLPVQKLWDFLTWLQKLVQFLIGEKV; the protein is encoded by the exons ATGTTGCTGGTAGTGATGgactttctcctcctcctcgttgtcctgctggccatgtgcTGTCCTGTTCATGGCTCATGGGACAGCTGTGG AGGCACCTGCGGCCTTCGGCCTGCGGCTTTTCACAACGGCATGTCGCGCGTTGTGGGTGGCAGAGATGCCCAGCCAGGGGCCTGGCCCTGGATCGTCAGCATCGAGGCTCTCTTTGAAGGAGGCACGGCGCACATCTGCGGGGGCTCCCTCATCAGCCCACAGTGGGTCCTCACAGCAGCCCACTGCTTCTTCGAGGCCAG GAACATCACCATGTGGCTGGTGGTGGTAGGTGCCACCCGGCTGACCCAGCTGGGACCTGAGGCCCAGGTGCGCAACATCAAGCAGCTGCTGGTTCACCAGCACTTCAATAATATCACGTGGAGAAACGACATTGCCTTGCTGGAACTGGAGCAGCCTGTCCAGTGCAACAGCTATGTACAGCTTGCCTGCGTGCCCGATGCCTCACTGAGAGTCTCGGAGCTGACAGAGTGCTACGTCAGTGGCTGGGGTGCCAGGACTGCAAGAG CTGGAGGATCGGCAtatgtgctgcaggaggcccagGTCCACCTCATTGATGCTGGTGTCTGTAACAGCAGCGGCTGGTACAAAGGGGCCATCCACACCCACAACATCTGTGCTGGCTATCCGCAGGGTGGCATCGACACCTGCCAG ggggacagcggtGGGCCTCTTGTGTGCCAAGACAAGAGCGCTGACTACTTCTGGCTTGTTGGCCTGACCAGCTGGGGGATGGGCTGTGCGAGAGCAAAGAAGCCCGGAGTCTACACCTCCACCCAGCACTTCTACAACTGGATCCTGGAACAGATGGGCCTGCACACAGCAGTAGCGACTACTGCAAGGCCGCAGCCAGCCTTCACCTCCACCCCCGTTCACAGGCCAACACCAACAGAAGCAGGAAGGTTTATACCCTGCCCACTTCCAGTGCAGAAGCTGTGGGATTTCCTTACTTGGCTGCAGAAGTTGGTGCAGTTCCTAATAGGAGAAAAGGTTTGA